Proteins encoded in a region of the Salminus brasiliensis chromosome 2, fSalBra1.hap2, whole genome shotgun sequence genome:
- the rassf8b gene encoding ras association domain-containing protein 8b: MRGMELKVWVDGVQRIVCGVTEVTTCQEVVIALAQAIGRTGRYTLIEKWRETERYLAPHENPVVSLNKWGQYASDVQLVLQRTGPSLCERPTSETSALGPERGPYRQSLPPLAKLRPSAQDRSLKRREPKRKSLTFTSSGKGLRDIFGKSREQGRTRSATPGPAPQELGQLVQLQKEKLRLLEQRLQSCEQELREELLTEEEEEELLQLEQQVRRMEAEMEEQEFWENELQIEQDNERQLRERLQELRNRVQECEARLAEYLAQIHCMEACLEAERLQQELQQTRQADEEELRARMEKVRTELEMQVQQAARLESSCRAVDLSLGQSNIRLQEKEQELEQLTKELRQVNLQQFIQQTGTKVTVLPAEPAEEETSREPEQTNSLKRLGSAHPLPNAFRALQGPLTSSFNPEGIYV; encoded by the exons ATGAGAGGCATGGAGCTGAAGGTGTGGGTGGACGGAGTGCAACGCATCGTCTGCGGAGTCACTGAGGTCACCACATGTCAAGAGGTCGTGATTGCCCTGGCCCAGGCCATAG GGCGAACTGGGAGGTACACACTGATAGAGAAATGGCGCGAGACAGAGAGGTACCTTGCCCCACACGAAAACCCGGTGGTGTCCCTAAATAAATGGGGTCAGTACGCCAGCGACGTGCAGCTGGTGCTGCAGCGCACCGGCCCATCCCTGTGCGAGCGGCCTACCTCAGAAACCTCTGCCCTTGGCCCGGAGCGTGGCCCTTACCGCCAGAGCCTGCCACCTCTGGCTAAGCTCCGCCCCTCGGCTCAGGACCGCTCCCTGAAGCGGCGTGAGCCCAAGCGTAAGTCTCTGACCTTCACGAGCAGTGGCAAGGGCCTGCGGGACATCTTCGGCAAGAGTCGCGAGCAGGGACGGACCCGCAGCGCCACGCCAGGCCCCGCACCGCAGGAGCTGGGCCAGCTGGTACAGCTTCAGAAGGAGAAGCTGCGCTTGCTGGAACAGCGACTGCAGAGCTGCGAGCAGGAGCTGCGGGAGGAACTCTTGacggaggaggaagaagaggagctgTTGCAGCTGGAGCAGCAGGTACGGCGGATGGAGGCAGAGATGGAGGAGCAGGAGTTCTGGGAGAACGAGCTGCAGATAGAGCAAGACAATGAGCGGCAGCTGCGGGAGCGCCTGCAGGAGCTGCGCAATCGTGTACAGGAGTGCGAGGCGCGGCTGGCCGAATACCTAGCGCAGATCCATTGCATGGAGGCATGCTTGGAGGCCGAGCGGCTTCAGCAGGAACTGCAGCAGACCAGGCAGGCGGACGAGGAGGAGCTACGGGCGCGGATGGAGAAAGTGAGGACAGAGCTGGAGATGCAGGTGCAGCAGGCGGCCAGGCTGGAGAGCAGCTGCAGAGCAGTTGACCTTTCCCTTGGACAGTCCAATATCCGGCTACAG GAAAAAGAGCAGGAGCTGGAGCAGTTAACCAAGGAGCTGAGACAGGTGAACCTTCAACAGTTCATCCAGCAGACTGGCACCAAAGTCACCGTGCTACCAGCAGAACCTGCTGAAGAGGAGACTAGCagag AGCCAGAGCAGACCAACTCTCTGAAGCGCCTGGGATCGGCCCATCCGCTCCCCAACGCCTTCCGAGCTCTGCAGGGCCCGCTGACCTCCAGCTTCAACCCAGAAGGCATTTATGTCTGA